In one Xyrauchen texanus isolate HMW12.3.18 chromosome 18, RBS_HiC_50CHRs, whole genome shotgun sequence genomic region, the following are encoded:
- the nr4a2a gene encoding nuclear receptor subfamily 4 group A member 2a, whose protein sequence is MPCVQAQYGSSPQGASPASQSYSYHTSGEYSCDFLTPEFVKFSMDLTNTEITAATTSLPSFSTFMDNYNTNYDVKPPCLYQVPHSGEQSSIKVEEVQMHSYHQQSHLGPQSEEMLAHSGPVYFKPSSPHAPGTPNFQVQPNHMWEDPGSLHSFHQNYMATHMLDQRKNPVSRLSLFSFKQSPPGTPVSSCQMRFDGPLHVSMGHDSSGAHRALDSQSFAVPSAIRKQAGIAFAHSLQLSHGHQLMDSQMPSPPSRGSPSNEGLCAVCGDNAACQHYGVRTCEGCKGFFKRTVQKNAKYVCLANKNCPVDKRRRNRCQYCRFQKCLVVGMVKEVVRTASLKGRRGRLPSKPKSPQESSAPSPPVSLISALVRAHVDSNPSMSSLDYTRFQANPDYQLSGDDTQHVQQFYDLLTGSMEIIRGWAEKIPGFTDLPKPDQDLLFESAFLELFVLRLAYRSNPMEGKLIFCNGVVLHRLQCVRGFGEWIDSIVEFSSNLQNLNLDISAFSCIAALAMVTERHGLKEPKRVEELQNKIVNCLKDQITFNGGGLNRPNYLSKLLGKLPELRTLCTQGLQRIFYLKLEDLVPPPVIIDKLFLDTLPF, encoded by the exons ATGCCCTGCGTCCAGGCTCAGTATGGCTCATCCCCGCAGGGCGCCAGTCCCGCGTCCCAGAGCTACAGTTACCACACAAGCGGAGAATACAGCTGCGATTTCCTCACGCCCGAGTTTGTGAAGTTCAGCATGGACTTGACCAATACCGAGATCACCGCCGCAACAACCTCCCTGCCCAGCTTCAGTACCTTCATGGACAACTACAACACCAATTACGACGTGAAACCGCCCTGTCTGTACCAGGTGCCCCACTCCGGAGAGCAGTCCTCCATCAAGGTGGAGGAGGTCCAGATGCACAGCTACCACCAGCAGAGCCATCTGGGCCCACAGTCGGAAGAGATGCTTGCTCACTCCGGGCCCGTGTACTTCAAACCGTCGTCACCCCACGCTCCGGGAACCCCGAACTTTCAGGTTCAGCCCAATCACATGTGGGAAGACCCGGGTTCCTTGCACTCTTTCCATCAGAACTATATGGCCACGCACATGCTAGACCAGCGAAAGAACCCAGTGTCCAGGCTTTCTCTCTTCTCCTTCAAGCAGTCTCCACCGGGTACACCTGTTTCCAGCTGTCAGATGCGCTTCGACGGTCCTCTTCACGTGTCCATGGGCCACGACAGTTCCGGAGCGCACCGAGCCCTGGACAGCCAGAGTTTCGCGGTGCCCAGTGCCATCAGAAAACAGGCGGGCATAGCTTTCGCCCACTCCCTGCAGCTCAGTCACGGGCATCAGCTGATGGACAGTCAGATGCCCTCACCGCCGTCCAGAGGATCTCCGTCCAACGAGGGTCTGTGCGCGGTGTGTGGGGACAACGCGGCGTGTCAGCACTATGGAGTCCGGACTTGTGAAGGATGCAAAGGCTTCTTCAAG CGCACAGTGCAGAAGAACGCCAAATACGTGTGTTTAGCTAATAAAAACTGTCCTGTGGACAAACGCCGGAGAAACAGATGCCAGTACTGCCGATTTCAGAAGTGCCTGGTGGTCGGGATGGTGAAAGAAG TTGTCCGGACCGCCAGTTTAAAGGGTCGGAGAGGCCGTTTACCCTCCAAACCCAAAAGTCCGCAGGAATCTTCTGCACCTTCTCCACCCGTCAGTCTGATCAGCGCTCTGGTCAGGGCTCATGTGGACTCCAACCCCTCCATGAGCAGTCTCGACTACACCAGA TTCCAAGCCAACCCGGACTACCAGCTGAGTGGAGACGACACGCAGCACGTTCAGCAGTTCTACGACCTCCTCACCGGATCCATGGAGATCATCCGCGGATGGGCGGAAAAAATCCCCGGGTTCACCGACCTACCCAAACCGGACCAGGACCTGCTTTTCGAGTCCGCCTTCCTGGAGCTCTTCGTTTTGCGCCTGGCGTACAG GTCCAACCCGATGGAAGGCAAGCTCATCTTCTGTAACGGGGTGGTGTTGCACAGACTGCAGTGCGTTCGTGGATTTGGAGAATGGATTGACTCAATAGTGGAGTTCTCGTCTAATCTCCAGAACTTGAATTTAGATATATCTGCTTTCTCGTGCATCGCCGCCCTGGCTATGGTCACAG AGAGACACGGGCTCAAAGAACCGAAGAGAGTGGAGGAGCTTCAAAACAAGATAGTAAACTGTCTGAAAGATCAAATCACCTTCAATGGGGGCGGCTTGAATCGTCCAAACTATCTGTCCAAACTGCTGGGAAAACTGCCTGAACTGCGCACTCTGTGCACACAGGGTCTTCAGCGCATCTTCTACCTAAAACTAGAAGATCTGGTCCCACCGCCAGTAATAATTGACAAACTCTTTCTCGACACTCTGCCCTTTTAA